A region from the Dermacentor andersoni chromosome 11, qqDerAnde1_hic_scaffold, whole genome shotgun sequence genome encodes:
- the LOC126517885 gene encoding uncharacterized protein isoform X1, whose protein sequence is MSSKRPLTPEKLEERRRRHAAVQRRWYAARTGAERERLLQRKREAERRRYSGLDEEQLAQRKQRRREKDLARIYSSLYLLHAGTRVEAAEAVRQSDNIHAVKQEPPQSPTTSAGESGESSGISPKAEIGKKSRHRCAVVGCTKPTKPLHRMPQNLELRRKWLEIIGLLESETRTFLFVCKRHFAADAYTLNPDLLQDMGFTTRYYLRADAVPSLFLPSDLKQEAQQETPQSHSTAETQPQAPLRQYGRIRPRGTMSTQTAPYQRTVRAQATPLAKGKDADMQADLDFGVSAGTQTDDLALFTRTTQNIEQNAASPPDRTCDCSCHRVCHCSCRQSAVNSIATQTTTIGSVICLWTS, encoded by the exons ATGTCTTCTAAACGACCACTTACGCCAGAAAAGTTGGAAGAACGGAGGCGACGCCATGCAGCAGTTCAACGCCGCTGGTACGCCGCGAGAACGGGTGCTGAACGGGAGCGCCTGCTCCAGCGAaagcgtgaagcagaacgccgTCGTTACAGCGGTTTGGATGAAGAACAACTTGCTCAACGGAAACAAAGGAGACGCGAAAAAGATCTAGCACGCATCTATAGTTCACTATATCTACTACACGCAGGAACGCGCGTCGAAGCGGCTGAAGCGGTTCGTCAATCTGACAAC ATACATGCAGTGAAACAAGAGCCACCGCAGAGCCCAACAACTTCTGCAGGTGAATCTGGCGAGAGTTCTGGAATATCACCCAAG GCTGAGATTGGCAAGAAATCACGACATCGCTGTGCGGTTGTTGGTTGCACCAAGCCCACCAAGCCTCTACATCGGATGCCCCAGAACCTCGAGCTGCGGCGCAAGTGGCTGGAGATAATCGGCCTCCTCGAGTCGGAGACGCGAACCTTCCTATTCGTGTGCAAACGGCATTTTGCCGCCGATGCTTACACACTAAATCCAGACCTGCTGCAGGACATGGGCTTCACAACTAGGTACTACCTGCGGGCAGATGCAGTGCCATCCCTGTTTCTTCCCAGCGATCTA AAGCAAGAAGCACAGCAAGAAACACCGCAGAGCCATTCAACAGCTGAAACACAGCCCCAG GCTCCACTGCGGCAGTATGGCCGTATTCGTCCGAGAGGGACTATGAGCACACAAACTGCCCCTTATCAACGTACAGTTCGTGCACAGGCCACTCCACTGGCCAAGGGAAAAGATGCCG ACATGCAGGCGGACCTCGACTTTGGTGTCTCGGCGGGGACACAGACCGATGACCTGGCACTGTTCACACGTACGACACAGAACATCGAGCAAAATGCTGCATCTCCACCG GATCGAACGTGTGACTGCAGCTGCCATCGCGTGTGCCACTGTAGTTGCCGGCAAAGTGCAGTGAACTCGATAGCCACACAAACTACCACAATTGGGAGCGTGATCTGCCTGTGGACATCATGA
- the LOC126517885 gene encoding uncharacterized protein isoform X3, with translation MRRESFRMPNVCCAVKGCQRHRESNEGVYFHTLPPSASRKRKWEKAIGCTLPYSARVCSAHFLASDYLLHYGDQRPLHRLKWTAVPSVDLCIYEDIHAVKQEPPQSPTTSAGESGESSGISPKAEIGKKSRHRCAVVGCTKPTKPLHRMPQNLELRRKWLEIIGLLESETRTFLFVCKRHFAADAYTLNPDLLQDMGFTTRYYLRADAVPSLFLPSDLKQEAQQETPQSHSTAETQPQAPLRQYGRIRPRGTMSTQTAPYQRTVRAQATPLAKGKDADMQADLDFGVSAGTQTDDLALFTRTTQNIEQNAASPPDRTCDCSCHRVCHCSCRQSAVNSIATQTTTIGSVICLWTS, from the exons ATGCGCCGTGAATCTTTTAGAATGCCTAATGTGTGTTGTGCTGTGAAAGGGTGCCAGCGTCATCGAGAGAGCAACGAGGGCGTCTACTTCCACACTCTGCCTCCGAGCGCCTCCAGAAAAAGGAAATGGGAAAAAGCCATCGGCTGCACCTTGCCGTATTCTGCTCGCGTCTGCTCCGCTCACTTTCTTGCCTCGGACTATTTACTACATTACGGAGACCAAAGGCCCCTACATAGACTCAAATGGACTGCAGTGCCTTCTGTTGATCTGTGCATCTACGAAGAC ATACATGCAGTGAAACAAGAGCCACCGCAGAGCCCAACAACTTCTGCAGGTGAATCTGGCGAGAGTTCTGGAATATCACCCAAG GCTGAGATTGGCAAGAAATCACGACATCGCTGTGCGGTTGTTGGTTGCACCAAGCCCACCAAGCCTCTACATCGGATGCCCCAGAACCTCGAGCTGCGGCGCAAGTGGCTGGAGATAATCGGCCTCCTCGAGTCGGAGACGCGAACCTTCCTATTCGTGTGCAAACGGCATTTTGCCGCCGATGCTTACACACTAAATCCAGACCTGCTGCAGGACATGGGCTTCACAACTAGGTACTACCTGCGGGCAGATGCAGTGCCATCCCTGTTTCTTCCCAGCGATCTA AAGCAAGAAGCACAGCAAGAAACACCGCAGAGCCATTCAACAGCTGAAACACAGCCCCAG GCTCCACTGCGGCAGTATGGCCGTATTCGTCCGAGAGGGACTATGAGCACACAAACTGCCCCTTATCAACGTACAGTTCGTGCACAGGCCACTCCACTGGCCAAGGGAAAAGATGCCG ACATGCAGGCGGACCTCGACTTTGGTGTCTCGGCGGGGACACAGACCGATGACCTGGCACTGTTCACACGTACGACACAGAACATCGAGCAAAATGCTGCATCTCCACCG GATCGAACGTGTGACTGCAGCTGCCATCGCGTGTGCCACTGTAGTTGCCGGCAAAGTGCAGTGAACTCGATAGCCACACAAACTACCACAATTGGGAGCGTGATCTGCCTGTGGACATCATGA
- the LOC126517885 gene encoding uncharacterized protein isoform X2, translated as MRRESFRMPNVCCAVKGCQRHRESNEGVYFHTLPPSASRKRKWEKAIGCTLPYSARVCSAHFLASDYLLHYGDQRPLHRLKWTAVPSVDLCIYEDVIHAVKQEPPQSPTTSAGESGESSGISPKAEIGKKSRHRCAVVGCTKPTKPLHRMPQNLELRRKWLEIIGLLESETRTFLFVCKRHFAADAYTLNPDLLQDMGFTTRYYLRADAVPSLFLPSDLKQEAQQETPQSHSTAETQPQAPLRQYGRIRPRGTMSTQTAPYQRTVRAQATPLAKGKDADMQADLDFGVSAGTQTDDLALFTRTTQNIEQNAASPPDRTCDCSCHRVCHCSCRQSAVNSIATQTTTIGSVICLWTS; from the exons ATGCGCCGTGAATCTTTTAGAATGCCTAATGTGTGTTGTGCTGTGAAAGGGTGCCAGCGTCATCGAGAGAGCAACGAGGGCGTCTACTTCCACACTCTGCCTCCGAGCGCCTCCAGAAAAAGGAAATGGGAAAAAGCCATCGGCTGCACCTTGCCGTATTCTGCTCGCGTCTGCTCCGCTCACTTTCTTGCCTCGGACTATTTACTACATTACGGAGACCAAAGGCCCCTACATAGACTCAAATGGACTGCAGTGCCTTCTGTTGATCTGTGCATCTACGAAGACGTG ATACATGCAGTGAAACAAGAGCCACCGCAGAGCCCAACAACTTCTGCAGGTGAATCTGGCGAGAGTTCTGGAATATCACCCAAG GCTGAGATTGGCAAGAAATCACGACATCGCTGTGCGGTTGTTGGTTGCACCAAGCCCACCAAGCCTCTACATCGGATGCCCCAGAACCTCGAGCTGCGGCGCAAGTGGCTGGAGATAATCGGCCTCCTCGAGTCGGAGACGCGAACCTTCCTATTCGTGTGCAAACGGCATTTTGCCGCCGATGCTTACACACTAAATCCAGACCTGCTGCAGGACATGGGCTTCACAACTAGGTACTACCTGCGGGCAGATGCAGTGCCATCCCTGTTTCTTCCCAGCGATCTA AAGCAAGAAGCACAGCAAGAAACACCGCAGAGCCATTCAACAGCTGAAACACAGCCCCAG GCTCCACTGCGGCAGTATGGCCGTATTCGTCCGAGAGGGACTATGAGCACACAAACTGCCCCTTATCAACGTACAGTTCGTGCACAGGCCACTCCACTGGCCAAGGGAAAAGATGCCG ACATGCAGGCGGACCTCGACTTTGGTGTCTCGGCGGGGACACAGACCGATGACCTGGCACTGTTCACACGTACGACACAGAACATCGAGCAAAATGCTGCATCTCCACCG GATCGAACGTGTGACTGCAGCTGCCATCGCGTGTGCCACTGTAGTTGCCGGCAAAGTGCAGTGAACTCGATAGCCACACAAACTACCACAATTGGGAGCGTGATCTGCCTGTGGACATCATGA
- the LOC126517885 gene encoding uncharacterized protein isoform X5: protein MCNEKIHAVKQEPPQSPTTSAGESGESSGISPKAEIGKKSRHRCAVVGCTKPTKPLHRMPQNLELRRKWLEIIGLLESETRTFLFVCKRHFAADAYTLNPDLLQDMGFTTRYYLRADAVPSLFLPSDLKQEAQQETPQSHSTAETQPQAPLRQYGRIRPRGTMSTQTAPYQRTVRAQATPLAKGKDADMQADLDFGVSAGTQTDDLALFTRTTQNIEQNAASPPDRTCDCSCHRVCHCSCRQSAVNSIATQTTTIGSVICLWTS from the exons ATGTGCAACGAGAAG ATACATGCAGTGAAACAAGAGCCACCGCAGAGCCCAACAACTTCTGCAGGTGAATCTGGCGAGAGTTCTGGAATATCACCCAAG GCTGAGATTGGCAAGAAATCACGACATCGCTGTGCGGTTGTTGGTTGCACCAAGCCCACCAAGCCTCTACATCGGATGCCCCAGAACCTCGAGCTGCGGCGCAAGTGGCTGGAGATAATCGGCCTCCTCGAGTCGGAGACGCGAACCTTCCTATTCGTGTGCAAACGGCATTTTGCCGCCGATGCTTACACACTAAATCCAGACCTGCTGCAGGACATGGGCTTCACAACTAGGTACTACCTGCGGGCAGATGCAGTGCCATCCCTGTTTCTTCCCAGCGATCTA AAGCAAGAAGCACAGCAAGAAACACCGCAGAGCCATTCAACAGCTGAAACACAGCCCCAG GCTCCACTGCGGCAGTATGGCCGTATTCGTCCGAGAGGGACTATGAGCACACAAACTGCCCCTTATCAACGTACAGTTCGTGCACAGGCCACTCCACTGGCCAAGGGAAAAGATGCCG ACATGCAGGCGGACCTCGACTTTGGTGTCTCGGCGGGGACACAGACCGATGACCTGGCACTGTTCACACGTACGACACAGAACATCGAGCAAAATGCTGCATCTCCACCG GATCGAACGTGTGACTGCAGCTGCCATCGCGTGTGCCACTGTAGTTGCCGGCAAAGTGCAGTGAACTCGATAGCCACACAAACTACCACAATTGGGAGCGTGATCTGCCTGTGGACATCATGA
- the LOC126517885 gene encoding uncharacterized protein isoform X4 produces MTTVPGRAHVHFRLWTTLRPQRRLHSEVLRRKTSARPPEIHAVKQEPPQSPTTSAGESGESSGISPKAEIGKKSRHRCAVVGCTKPTKPLHRMPQNLELRRKWLEIIGLLESETRTFLFVCKRHFAADAYTLNPDLLQDMGFTTRYYLRADAVPSLFLPSDLKQEAQQETPQSHSTAETQPQAPLRQYGRIRPRGTMSTQTAPYQRTVRAQATPLAKGKDADMQADLDFGVSAGTQTDDLALFTRTTQNIEQNAASPPDRTCDCSCHRVCHCSCRQSAVNSIATQTTTIGSVICLWTS; encoded by the exons ATGACTACCGTCCCCGGACGAGCGCATGTCCATTTTCGTCTGTGGACAACACTTCGTCCCCAACGACGACTACATTCCGAGGTTCTGCGGCGGAAAACGTCAGCCAGACCACCCGAG ATACATGCAGTGAAACAAGAGCCACCGCAGAGCCCAACAACTTCTGCAGGTGAATCTGGCGAGAGTTCTGGAATATCACCCAAG GCTGAGATTGGCAAGAAATCACGACATCGCTGTGCGGTTGTTGGTTGCACCAAGCCCACCAAGCCTCTACATCGGATGCCCCAGAACCTCGAGCTGCGGCGCAAGTGGCTGGAGATAATCGGCCTCCTCGAGTCGGAGACGCGAACCTTCCTATTCGTGTGCAAACGGCATTTTGCCGCCGATGCTTACACACTAAATCCAGACCTGCTGCAGGACATGGGCTTCACAACTAGGTACTACCTGCGGGCAGATGCAGTGCCATCCCTGTTTCTTCCCAGCGATCTA AAGCAAGAAGCACAGCAAGAAACACCGCAGAGCCATTCAACAGCTGAAACACAGCCCCAG GCTCCACTGCGGCAGTATGGCCGTATTCGTCCGAGAGGGACTATGAGCACACAAACTGCCCCTTATCAACGTACAGTTCGTGCACAGGCCACTCCACTGGCCAAGGGAAAAGATGCCG ACATGCAGGCGGACCTCGACTTTGGTGTCTCGGCGGGGACACAGACCGATGACCTGGCACTGTTCACACGTACGACACAGAACATCGAGCAAAATGCTGCATCTCCACCG GATCGAACGTGTGACTGCAGCTGCCATCGCGTGTGCCACTGTAGTTGCCGGCAAAGTGCAGTGAACTCGATAGCCACACAAACTACCACAATTGGGAGCGTGATCTGCCTGTGGACATCATGA